The following proteins are encoded in a genomic region of bacterium:
- a CDS encoding lysophospholipid acyltransferase family protein: protein MRSPIDGIVYRGLRAAVRALAAALFRLKVTGVERLPRGGAVLVANHESWLDPIILPLSLPRKPAFLAMEELWRMPGVGVVMRAYGPLAIPLRRGAVDATALKRSLLALRSGALLIVFPEGGISPDGRLRPFHQGAALLAARTQVPLVPVALVGTADALPLGRTLPRLRPIAVRIGTPIAVPGAERADLARASEAAAAQIADLHAAPPDR, encoded by the coding sequence GTGAGGAGCCCAATCGACGGGATCGTGTATCGCGGGCTTCGCGCCGCGGTCCGGGCGCTGGCGGCCGCCCTGTTCCGCCTCAAGGTCACCGGCGTGGAGCGGCTTCCACGCGGAGGGGCGGTGCTCGTCGCCAACCACGAGAGCTGGCTCGACCCCATCATTCTGCCCCTCTCGCTTCCCCGCAAGCCGGCGTTCCTCGCCATGGAAGAGCTGTGGCGAATGCCGGGGGTGGGGGTGGTGATGCGGGCGTACGGTCCGCTGGCCATCCCGCTGCGCCGCGGCGCGGTTGACGCAACGGCGCTCAAGCGCTCCCTGCTGGCATTGAGGAGTGGAGCGCTGTTGATCGTCTTCCCCGAAGGGGGCATCAGCCCCGACGGTCGGCTTCGCCCGTTTCACCAGGGTGCGGCGCTGCTCGCCGCCCGCACTCAGGTGCCGCTCGTCCCGGTCGCGCTCGTGGGAACGGCGGACGCGCTCCCCCTCGGCCGGACACTCCCGCGCCTCCGGCCCATCGCGGTGCGCATCGGTACCCCCATCGCCGTCCCGGGAGCGGAGCGCGCGGACTTGGCGCGCGCGAGCGAGGCCGCGGCGGCGCAGATTGCGGACCTGCACGCGGCCCCGCCGGATCGATAG
- the nth gene encoding endonuclease III, with translation MTITGARQHERRVPAQRTVRRGARTNEGFRRPPAVLRRKAARLDRILEAHYGRPKPRARRDAVSTLVHTILSQNTSDVNSRRAFERLRAKFPSWEAVCDAPVETVIEAIRVAGLSTLKGPRIQGVLRRMLAERGRLSLDFLRRWPIDRAKAWLQGFDGVGPKTAAIVLIFGLGRPAFAVDTHVYRVGRRVGLIPAGLSVAAAHDWLEGVIRRERYGPFHLLLVRHGREICGARRPRCGVCPARRACDFYARWADPRSDSVP, from the coding sequence ATGACGATCACGGGCGCACGGCAGCACGAACGTAGGGTGCCCGCGCAGCGGACCGTTCGACGCGGTGCGCGGACGAACGAGGGTTTCCGCCGTCCTCCCGCCGTCTTGCGCCGTAAGGCCGCCCGTCTCGATCGGATCCTCGAGGCCCACTACGGACGGCCAAAGCCCCGGGCGCGGCGGGATGCGGTCTCCACGCTCGTCCACACGATCCTTTCCCAAAATACCAGCGACGTCAACAGCCGACGGGCGTTCGAGCGGCTGCGTGCGAAGTTCCCCTCGTGGGAGGCGGTGTGCGACGCGCCGGTGGAAACCGTCATCGAGGCCATCCGTGTCGCGGGATTGAGCACCCTCAAAGGGCCGCGCATCCAAGGTGTCCTGCGGCGCATGCTCGCAGAGCGCGGCAGGCTTTCGCTGGATTTTCTCCGGCGGTGGCCCATCGATCGCGCCAAGGCCTGGCTGCAGGGTTTCGATGGCGTGGGCCCCAAAACCGCCGCGATCGTGCTGATCTTCGGGCTGGGGAGGCCGGCCTTCGCGGTCGACACCCACGTCTACCGCGTCGGACGGCGCGTCGGGCTCATCCCTGCAGGTCTCTCCGTGGCGGCCGCGCACGACTGGCTCGAGGGGGTTATCCGGCGCGAGCGGTACGGGCCGTTTCACCTCTTGCTCGTTCGCCACGGCCGGGAGATCTGCGGGGCCCGCCGGCCCCGCTGCGGGGTGTGCCCGGCCCGCCGAGCGTGCGATTTCTATGCGCGGTGGGCTGATCCGCGCTCTGACTCGGTACCCTGA
- a CDS encoding helix-turn-helix domain-containing GNAT family N-acetyltransferase: MAEADFDRRVEAVRRFNRFYTGQIGVLNDGYLESPFSLTEVRVLYELAHRDEATASELARELGLDAGYLSRILRSFQKRGLIDKELSEVDGRQSLLGLTKRGRDVFTPLHARAHAQIGAMLSRLHQGDQRRLVEAMRAIEEVLGGRPASKAAYLLRPHQPGDMGWVIHRHGVLYAQEYKWDEQFEALVAGIASKFIQHYDPKRERCWIAEKDGEIVGSVFLVKHSKTVGQLRLLLVEPKARGLGIGVRLVDECLRFARRVGYRKVMLWTNSVLKAARHIYEKAGFRLVHEEPHHSFGHDLIGETWEVEL, translated from the coding sequence ATGGCCGAGGCGGACTTCGACCGGCGCGTGGAAGCCGTGCGGCGCTTCAACCGGTTCTACACCGGGCAGATCGGCGTGTTGAACGACGGATATCTGGAGAGCCCGTTTTCCCTGACCGAGGTGCGCGTGCTGTATGAGCTTGCTCACCGCGACGAGGCCACGGCGAGCGAGTTGGCCAGGGAGCTGGGCCTGGATGCCGGATATCTGAGCCGCATCCTGCGGAGCTTCCAAAAGCGCGGCCTGATCGACAAGGAACTCTCAGAGGTTGATGGCCGGCAGAGCCTCCTCGGGCTGACCAAGCGCGGGCGCGACGTTTTCACCCCCCTCCACGCCCGGGCTCACGCCCAGATCGGCGCGATGTTGAGTCGCCTGCATCAGGGCGACCAACGTCGTCTGGTCGAGGCGATGCGCGCGATTGAGGAGGTTCTCGGAGGCCGCCCCGCGTCGAAGGCTGCGTACCTCCTCCGCCCCCACCAGCCCGGCGACATGGGCTGGGTCATCCACCGGCACGGCGTGCTGTACGCTCAGGAATACAAATGGGATGAGCAGTTCGAGGCGTTGGTCGCGGGCATCGCGTCAAAGTTCATCCAGCACTATGATCCCAAGCGCGAGCGCTGCTGGATTGCCGAGAAAGACGGGGAAATCGTCGGCTCGGTGTTCCTGGTCAAACACTCGAAGACGGTCGGACAGCTTCGCCTGCTCCTGGTCGAGCCGAAGGCACGCGGGCTGGGCATCGGCGTCCGCTTGGTTGACGAATGCCTGCGATTCGCCCGACGGGTGGGGTACCGAAAGGTCATGCTGTGGACCAACAGCGTGTTGAAGGCCGCCCGTCACATTTATGAAAAGGCCGGGTTCCGTCTGGTCCACGAGGAGCCGCACCACAGTTTCGGCCATGATCTGATCGGCGAGACGTGGGAGGTGGAGTTGTGA
- a CDS encoding DMT family transporter, translating into MCRPPAHPARSMPVPPGHIADGAAPAPRPSLTRVPAAAAAATGILVGSGIVATRFVIGQSSPASLALLRYLIGFCCLLPVVLVSPRARFERRDLLPIALLGITQFGILVTLLNYALQFISSARAALIFATMPLLTMVLAAAWGHERVTWTKSLGVLLTLAGVGFALGERAVAGAGGAAEWIGDAAVFASAASGAVCSVLYRPYLRKYPTLSVSAFAMLASVVFLAFLAGGEGFFSSPPRLTTGGWLAVGFIGVSSGIGYYLWLWALNHATPTRVTVFLALSPITATGMGALFLAEKITALFVVGLVSVALGLWLAHRQDGAADGPVASP; encoded by the coding sequence GTGTGCAGACCGCCTGCGCACCCCGCGCGGTCGATGCCTGTCCCCCCCGGCCACATCGCTGACGGCGCTGCTCCCGCGCCGCGCCCCTCGCTGACGCGGGTGCCGGCGGCGGCGGCGGCCGCCACCGGCATCCTGGTCGGTTCCGGGATCGTCGCCACGCGGTTCGTCATCGGCCAATCGAGCCCGGCCTCCCTGGCCCTGTTGCGGTATCTCATCGGGTTCTGCTGCCTGCTGCCCGTCGTGCTCGTGTCCCCCCGCGCACGCTTCGAACGACGCGATCTGCTGCCGATCGCGCTGCTCGGGATCACGCAGTTCGGGATCTTAGTCACGCTGTTGAATTACGCGTTGCAGTTCATCTCCTCCGCTCGCGCCGCTCTGATCTTCGCCACGATGCCGTTGCTGACGATGGTGCTGGCGGCCGCGTGGGGGCACGAGCGGGTGACCTGGACGAAGTCCCTGGGAGTTCTCTTGACCCTCGCCGGGGTCGGGTTCGCGCTGGGGGAGCGGGCCGTTGCTGGGGCGGGGGGCGCCGCCGAGTGGATTGGTGACGCTGCTGTGTTCGCGAGTGCCGCGAGCGGGGCGGTCTGCAGCGTCTTGTACCGTCCCTACCTGCGAAAATATCCGACACTGTCGGTGAGTGCGTTTGCCATGCTCGCTTCGGTTGTCTTTCTCGCCTTCCTCGCCGGGGGGGAGGGGTTTTTCAGTTCACCGCCGCGCTTGACCACGGGCGGGTGGCTGGCGGTCGGCTTCATCGGGGTCAGCAGCGGCATCGGGTACTACCTCTGGCTGTGGGCGCTGAATCACGCGACACCGACCAGGGTCACCGTGTTTCTGGCGCTCAGTCCCATTACCGCGACGGGAATGGGGGCTCTGTTCCTCGCAGAAAAGATCACCGCGCTGTTCGTGGTGGGGCTGGTCAGTGTGGCCTTGGGGCTGTGGCTGGCGCACCGGCAGGACGGCGCGGCGGATGGACCGGTGGCTTCGCCGTGA
- the dnaB gene encoding replicative DNA helicase has translation MSITRPVEPRIPPQNLDAEQSVLGSMMLDRDAIARVVEALRPEDFYRDLHRTIYTAILDLFERGEPVDLITVTNKLASMGKLEDIGGATYLTSLPNTVPTSANVEFYAGIVLEKAMLRALITAGTQIASLGYDGADDVSDLIDQAEKLVYGIAARRNIQDFQTIKEILKASFEKIDQRYREKGTVTGVATGFSDFDMLTSGLQPADMVIVAARPSVGKCLSADSEILLEDGSLATIEEIYRRREGRLMTLGGDGKFRWTEPSAFVDDGVKPVFRVTTYLGRAVECTAAHPFLTPAGWLPLSALRAGERVAVPSKVDTFGSRPLRECEVKLLAYFAGGGRASGNALPANADARIVRDFEAAVRALKTVRGRDRELIVSSAWIRRSVGHSMPGGGNTQGVLAHWLIEHTARGNDAHRRSTPPAVFTLPRSQLALFLNRLFATNGWVGITAGQSAHIGYSTPSERMGKQVQHLLLRFGIISRLRKRAVAHPGARRSSWRLQIADPRAVRAFARDIGIFGKEGQIEKVRALPDAPDRTSSPDPGAVSGRPGVRAAMPKDPERLPAGDVCWDEITSIGWVGPKQVYDLTIPQTHNFVANDICVHNTTLALNISQHAALTHKIPVAIFSLETSKEQLVQRILCSEARVDNTKLRTGYLADEDWRKLARAMGNLSEAPIFIDDSASLSVMEMRAKARKLKAEHGLGLIVIDYIQLIQSYKHTENRTQELSEIARGIKSLAKELDIPIIAVSQLSRAVETLGSKRPMLSHLRECVTGNTPVWLADGRRVPIRDLVGTTPSVLALSPEGRVLPARADLVWAVGPRPLFEVRLASGRSIRATPMHRLYGTAGWVRVKDLIVGDRLGIARTHPGLVAAGHKQRATAAVPRRLPAATSGTDPGASPHRGLLPPRDAVPAPASLRDEAIPSPDATANLSWDGVVAVEPAGVEEVFDLTVPGPASWLADGIVSHNSGEIEQVSDLVMFLYREDYYDVDKAQKENKENVCEIIIAKHRNGPIGSIELFFHKEFSRFENLAKRRGT, from the coding sequence GTGAGCATCACCCGGCCAGTCGAACCGCGCATCCCCCCTCAGAATTTGGACGCCGAGCAGAGCGTGCTCGGCTCAATGATGCTCGATCGCGATGCGATCGCACGTGTGGTTGAGGCGCTCCGGCCGGAAGATTTCTACCGCGACCTGCATCGGACGATCTACACGGCGATTCTGGACCTCTTTGAGCGCGGCGAACCGGTCGACCTCATTACCGTAACCAACAAGCTCGCCAGCATGGGCAAGCTGGAAGACATCGGGGGCGCCACTTATCTCACCTCCCTGCCGAACACGGTGCCCACGTCCGCCAACGTCGAATTCTACGCCGGGATCGTCCTGGAAAAGGCCATGCTGCGCGCTCTCATCACCGCGGGCACGCAGATCGCCTCGCTCGGATACGACGGCGCAGACGATGTGTCGGACCTCATCGACCAGGCAGAGAAGCTCGTCTACGGCATCGCCGCGCGCCGCAACATTCAGGATTTCCAAACGATCAAGGAGATCCTCAAAGCGAGCTTCGAGAAAATCGACCAGCGCTACCGGGAGAAGGGGACCGTCACCGGGGTCGCGACAGGCTTTTCGGACTTCGATATGCTGACCTCCGGGCTCCAACCGGCCGACATGGTCATCGTGGCGGCCAGGCCGAGCGTCGGGAAATGCCTCAGTGCCGATTCGGAGATCCTGCTCGAGGACGGCAGCCTGGCCACCATCGAGGAAATCTACCGACGGCGCGAAGGACGGCTCATGACGCTCGGAGGCGATGGGAAGTTCAGATGGACCGAGCCGTCGGCGTTTGTCGACGACGGAGTCAAACCGGTGTTTCGGGTAACAACATACCTCGGCCGGGCGGTCGAGTGCACCGCCGCCCACCCGTTCCTGACGCCCGCGGGCTGGCTCCCCCTGTCCGCCCTCCGTGCCGGAGAGCGCGTCGCCGTGCCGAGCAAGGTCGATACCTTCGGCAGTCGCCCGCTCCGCGAGTGTGAGGTCAAGCTGCTTGCGTACTTCGCCGGGGGCGGGCGCGCCAGCGGGAACGCCCTGCCCGCCAACGCCGACGCCAGGATCGTCCGGGACTTCGAGGCGGCGGTCCGGGCGTTGAAAACTGTCCGAGGGCGCGATCGGGAGCTCATCGTCAGCTCCGCCTGGATCCGACGCTCGGTGGGTCACTCGATGCCAGGCGGCGGGAACACCCAAGGCGTTCTGGCTCATTGGCTCATCGAACACACGGCGCGGGGCAACGACGCGCACCGCCGGTCGACTCCGCCGGCGGTGTTCACCCTGCCGCGCTCGCAACTCGCGCTGTTTCTGAACCGCCTCTTCGCCACCAACGGATGGGTAGGGATCACAGCGGGCCAGTCGGCGCACATCGGGTATTCGACCCCCAGCGAGCGGATGGGGAAACAGGTCCAGCACCTCTTGCTCCGCTTCGGGATCATCTCGCGACTGCGGAAACGCGCCGTCGCGCACCCCGGGGCACGCCGTTCGTCCTGGCGGCTCCAGATAGCCGATCCGCGAGCCGTCCGGGCCTTTGCGCGCGACATCGGGATCTTTGGGAAGGAGGGGCAGATCGAAAAGGTGCGCGCCCTCCCCGACGCCCCCGACCGCACGTCGAGCCCCGATCCTGGTGCCGTGTCCGGCCGCCCTGGCGTCCGGGCGGCGATGCCGAAAGATCCAGAACGCCTCCCGGCCGGCGATGTCTGCTGGGACGAGATCACGTCGATCGGGTGGGTCGGACCGAAACAGGTCTATGATCTCACCATCCCCCAAACGCACAACTTTGTGGCCAACGACATCTGCGTCCACAACACCACGTTGGCGCTCAACATTTCACAACATGCCGCGCTCACCCACAAGATCCCGGTCGCGATTTTCAGCCTCGAAACCAGCAAGGAACAGCTCGTGCAACGAATTCTCTGCTCCGAGGCTCGGGTGGACAACACCAAGCTCCGCACGGGGTATCTCGCCGACGAGGACTGGCGGAAGCTCGCCCGGGCGATGGGCAACCTCAGCGAGGCGCCGATCTTCATCGACGATTCGGCGAGCCTTTCGGTCATGGAGATGCGGGCCAAGGCCCGGAAGTTGAAAGCGGAGCACGGGCTGGGGCTGATCGTGATCGACTACATCCAGTTGATCCAGTCTTACAAGCATACCGAGAACCGCACTCAGGAGCTGAGCGAGATCGCCCGGGGCATCAAGTCGCTCGCCAAGGAGCTCGACATCCCCATCATCGCGGTCTCCCAGCTCAGCCGGGCCGTGGAGACCCTGGGATCAAAACGGCCGATGCTCAGCCACCTGCGAGAATGCGTGACGGGGAATACGCCCGTGTGGCTCGCCGATGGGCGGCGGGTGCCAATTCGGGATCTCGTTGGGACCACACCGTCCGTGCTCGCCCTATCGCCCGAAGGGCGCGTTCTCCCCGCGCGGGCCGATCTCGTTTGGGCCGTGGGGCCCCGGCCTCTCTTTGAGGTCCGGTTGGCGAGCGGCCGTTCCATCCGCGCCACCCCGATGCATCGCCTGTACGGCACCGCGGGATGGGTCCGCGTCAAGGACTTGATCGTCGGCGACCGGCTTGGGATCGCTCGAACCCACCCCGGTCTCGTGGCGGCGGGCCACAAGCAAAGAGCGACCGCGGCGGTCCCGCGCCGCCTGCCGGCCGCCACATCCGGGACGGACCCGGGAGCGTCTCCCCACCGAGGCCTCCTCCCGCCCCGCGACGCCGTCCCGGCGCCTGCAAGCCTCCGGGACGAGGCGATCCCGTCCCCCGACGCGACCGCCAACCTGTCCTGGGACGGCGTGGTGGCCGTTGAGCCGGCCGGGGTAGAGGAAGTGTTCGATCTTACCGTGCCGGGGCCGGCGTCGTGGTTGGCGGACGGGATAGTGAGTCACAATTCCGGAGAAATCGAGCAGGTCTCGGACCTCGTCATGTTCCTGTACCGCGAGGACTACTACGACGTCGACAAAGCCCAGAAGGAGAACAAAGAGAACGTCTGCGAAATCATCATCGCCAAACACCGCAACGGTCCGATCGGCAGCATAGAACTCTTCTTCCACAAGGAGTTCAGCCGGTTCGAGAACCTGGCCAAGCGGCGCGGAACGTGA
- the rplI gene encoding 50S ribosomal protein L9 encodes MKVILLQDVPSLGRTGEIREVKEGYAHHFLLPRGLAALATEANLQNLQKTRTAAQERDTRILQQTAALKAQLEALVIEVPAKAGEGGRLFGSVTAQDIAAAILRKGIEISKKQVEIPEPIKVTGFYRIPVHIHPKISALVEVNVVGTA; translated from the coding sequence GTGAAGGTCATCCTCCTTCAGGACGTGCCCTCGCTCGGCCGGACGGGCGAGATCCGCGAGGTGAAAGAGGGGTATGCCCACCACTTCCTGCTGCCTCGCGGCCTGGCGGCGCTGGCGACCGAGGCAAACCTCCAGAATCTCCAGAAGACCCGGACGGCGGCGCAAGAGCGCGACACCCGGATCCTCCAGCAGACGGCGGCCCTTAAAGCTCAGCTCGAAGCGTTGGTGATCGAGGTACCGGCGAAGGCCGGGGAGGGCGGACGGCTCTTCGGCTCGGTGACGGCCCAGGACATCGCGGCGGCGATCCTCCGTAAGGGGATCGAGATCTCCAAGAAGCAGGTGGAGATCCCCGAGCCCATCAAGGTCACAGGCTTCTATCGAATCCCCGTTCATATCCACCCCAAGATCAGTGCCTTGGTCGAGGTGAACGTGGTGGGGACCGCCTGA
- a CDS encoding DUF2232 domain-containing protein: MRAVLGTPAGRRPTRGLTEGAILAALSAVAAAVGLVAPFVGVLLAPIPVMLLVIRWGLRTAVLAAVVAGLILLQFVGPLNALSITGVFAPLGLALGWGVRRRIGAQLTVLVGAAAFLASSIAAVGLTMTVLHQDVLDQFIQTQVQGMQMAVSLQQRLGAPPQQVEQLRALVDATCGEHHCDPAAFPQLIRTLLPVMLALGALLWAYLCYALARSVLRRIGHEIPGVPAILTWRLSAPLAAAMLWTFCALSVASHWVAALNGAVWNAMILTLFVFGFQGALVGITWMNTRQIPRIAQILVLVLLFTAGLLPQLALAMVGILDTWHDYRHLARSPHCEGPDTRVETSLPPAETPPQAKAAHPQ; the protein is encoded by the coding sequence GTGAGAGCCGTGTTGGGTACGCCTGCGGGACGTCGCCCGACTCGCGGGCTGACCGAGGGCGCCATCCTTGCTGCGCTGAGCGCGGTCGCGGCAGCGGTCGGTCTGGTCGCGCCATTCGTCGGCGTCCTCCTCGCGCCCATCCCGGTCATGCTGCTCGTGATTCGCTGGGGGCTCCGGACCGCGGTGCTCGCCGCGGTCGTCGCCGGCCTGATCCTGCTGCAGTTCGTCGGCCCGCTCAACGCCCTCTCCATCACGGGCGTTTTCGCGCCGCTCGGGCTGGCGCTGGGTTGGGGGGTGCGACGCAGGATCGGCGCACAACTGACCGTGCTCGTCGGGGCGGCGGCGTTTCTCGCGTCGTCAATCGCAGCGGTGGGGTTGACGATGACCGTGCTCCACCAAGACGTGCTCGACCAGTTCATCCAGACCCAGGTGCAGGGCATGCAGATGGCGGTCTCCCTTCAACAGCGCCTGGGCGCCCCGCCGCAGCAGGTCGAGCAGCTGCGCGCCCTCGTCGATGCCACGTGCGGCGAGCACCACTGTGATCCCGCGGCCTTCCCTCAACTGATCCGGACGCTCCTCCCGGTCATGCTGGCCCTAGGGGCGCTCCTCTGGGCCTACCTATGCTACGCGCTGGCTCGGTCGGTTCTCCGCCGGATCGGCCACGAGATCCCGGGGGTCCCCGCCATCCTCACCTGGCGCCTGTCGGCGCCGCTCGCCGCGGCGATGCTCTGGACCTTCTGCGCTTTGTCGGTGGCCAGCCATTGGGTCGCGGCGCTCAACGGTGCGGTGTGGAACGCCATGATCCTTACGCTGTTCGTCTTCGGCTTTCAAGGAGCGCTGGTGGGGATCACCTGGATGAACACCCGACAGATCCCCCGGATCGCACAGATCCTGGTCCTGGTGCTGCTCTTTACCGCGGGGCTCCTGCCGCAACTCGCGCTGGCGATGGTCGGCATCCTCGATACGTGGCATGACTATCGCCATCTCGCGCGGTCACCCCACTGCGAAGGCCCGGACACCCGCGTCGAGACGTCCCTGCCGCCCGCAGAGACCCCACCCCAGGCGAAGGCGGCCCATCCGCAGTGA
- the rpsR gene encoding 30S ribosomal protein S18: MPEGRDKDARPRRDYRRRPKRKVCSFCTEKATHIDYKDIPRLRRFVTERGKILPRRVSGNCARHQRVLAVAIKRARELALLPYTGE, translated from the coding sequence ATGCCAGAGGGAAGGGACAAAGACGCACGACCGCGCCGCGATTACCGGCGCCGACCGAAGCGCAAAGTCTGCTCATTCTGCACGGAAAAAGCCACGCACATTGACTACAAAGATATTCCGCGACTGCGCCGGTTCGTTACCGAGCGCGGCAAGATCCTACCGCGGCGGGTCTCGGGGAACTGCGCCCGGCACCAGCGTGTGTTGGCGGTCGCGATCAAGCGGGCCCGCGAGCTCGCCCTCCTTCCCTACACGGGCGAATAG
- the ssb gene encoding single-stranded DNA-binding protein: MYNRIILIGRLTRDPELRYVPSGAPVASFTLAVDRPFRDQQGNRETDFIDIVAWRKLAEQVSQYMAKGRMVAVEGRLQIRSYETQDGQKRKVAEVVADGVRFLDRGRPSTAETAAPAVAQSATDEPAQGGTDEDVPF, encoded by the coding sequence ATGTATAACCGGATCATCCTGATCGGGCGGCTCACGCGCGATCCCGAGCTCCGCTACGTACCGAGTGGCGCCCCGGTCGCCAGTTTCACGCTGGCGGTGGACCGACCGTTCCGGGACCAGCAGGGGAATCGCGAAACGGACTTCATCGACATCGTCGCGTGGCGAAAGCTGGCCGAGCAGGTGAGTCAGTATATGGCCAAGGGCCGAATGGTGGCCGTCGAGGGCCGGCTCCAGATCCGCTCCTACGAAACGCAGGACGGCCAGAAGCGCAAGGTCGCCGAGGTCGTCGCGGACGGCGTGAGGTTTTTGGACCGCGGCCGGCCGAGCACCGCGGAGACCGCCGCCCCGGCGGTGGCGCAGAGCGCCACGGACGAACCCGCCCAGGGCGGTACGGACGAGGACGTGCCATTTTAG
- the rpsF gene encoding 30S ribosomal protein S6 — MGTYEIVAVLRPDLDEEGLGAALERVSQRVAEHGGTLVSLDRWGKRRLAYPIKKHRDGFYALFVFSLDADRIGTLRQTLGLHEDVLRFAFSAHHPKPTPAAPAPAAAPTPTPAAAPVPTAAPAAAPTSPSAPASVPSPDTPHV; from the coding sequence GTGGGCACTTACGAGATCGTCGCTGTTCTTCGACCCGACCTCGATGAAGAGGGGTTGGGCGCCGCCCTGGAGCGGGTGAGCCAACGGGTCGCCGAACACGGGGGCACGCTCGTCAGCCTCGACCGCTGGGGCAAGCGCAGGCTCGCCTATCCCATCAAGAAACACCGCGACGGCTTCTACGCGTTGTTCGTATTCTCGCTCGATGCGGATCGAATTGGAACGCTCCGGCAAACACTTGGGCTGCACGAGGACGTGCTCAGGTTCGCCTTCTCCGCGCATCACCCCAAGCCGACCCCGGCGGCGCCCGCCCCCGCGGCGGCGCCGACCCCGACGCCGGCAGCCGCCCCCGTGCCAACAGCCGCCCCTGCCGCGGCACCGACTTCGCCGAGCGCTCCGGCTTCGGTCCCTTCGCCGGACACCCCACATGTATAA
- the ychF gene encoding redox-regulated ATPase YchF: protein MPLTCGLVGLPNAGKSTLFRAITAAQAEIAPYAFTTITPNVGVVRVPDPRLEAIAEITHPKRVVPATLELVDIAGLVRNAHKGEGLGNQFLGRIREVDALLHVVRCFRGDVGHVEVGVDPLRDIGIVETELLLADLATVERARAEAIPRARTGDRAARQADAALSQLEAHLAAGRAAKIVSRPAGDESMARAAGPLRLLTGRPVLYVANLDEGEVANSPCLDAISRHAADAGAVALGLCAKLELELADLPEAEAAEFLAAVGLNERGLPRLIRACESLLDLCTFFSIASSEVRAWHVPAGTRAPAAAGRIHTDMERGFIRAEVVAYRDLSALGSVAAARERGMVRLEGRDYEIQDGDIVTFRFAV from the coding sequence GTGCCCCTGACCTGCGGTCTTGTCGGACTGCCCAATGCGGGGAAGTCCACATTGTTTCGCGCGATCACCGCCGCCCAGGCGGAGATCGCCCCCTACGCGTTTACCACGATCACCCCAAACGTCGGCGTGGTCCGGGTCCCCGATCCTCGCCTCGAGGCGATCGCGGAGATCACCCACCCCAAGCGGGTGGTGCCGGCGACGCTGGAACTGGTCGACATCGCGGGCCTCGTCCGAAACGCGCACAAGGGGGAGGGCCTGGGGAATCAATTCTTGGGCCGGATCCGGGAGGTCGACGCCCTCCTCCACGTCGTCCGCTGCTTCCGAGGAGATGTGGGCCACGTGGAAGTCGGGGTGGACCCCCTCCGCGACATCGGCATCGTGGAGACCGAACTCCTGCTGGCCGATCTGGCCACCGTCGAGCGTGCCCGCGCGGAGGCGATTCCCCGGGCGCGCACGGGCGACCGGGCGGCGCGGCAGGCGGACGCCGCCCTCTCGCAACTCGAGGCACACCTCGCCGCGGGACGGGCCGCCAAGATCGTCTCCCGACCCGCGGGGGACGAGTCGATGGCGCGGGCGGCCGGCCCGCTGCGCCTCCTGACCGGGCGCCCCGTCCTCTACGTCGCCAACCTCGATGAGGGAGAGGTGGCGAACAGTCCGTGTCTGGACGCGATCTCCCGCCACGCTGCGGACGCGGGCGCTGTGGCCCTGGGCCTGTGCGCCAAACTCGAACTGGAGCTCGCCGATCTGCCGGAGGCGGAGGCGGCCGAGTTCCTTGCTGCGGTCGGGCTCAACGAGCGCGGCCTCCCGCGGCTGATCCGGGCGTGCGAGTCGCTCCTCGACCTCTGCACTTTCTTCTCGATCGCCTCGAGCGAGGTCCGAGCCTGGCACGTGCCGGCCGGCACGCGCGCCCCCGCAGCGGCGGGACGCATCCATACCGATATGGAGCGGGGGTTCATCAGGGCTGAAGTCGTCGCCTATCGGGATCTCTCCGCGCTCGGATCGGTCGCTGCCGCTCGTGAGCGCGGGATGGTCCGTCTCGAGGGCAGGGACTACGAAATCCAGGACGGAGACATTGTGACGTTTCGATTCGCCGTGTAG